The following are encoded in a window of Staphylococcus piscifermentans genomic DNA:
- a CDS encoding IucA/IucC family protein, which translates to MNNNLESQNINDLSLTKEEQSAYDYLAESHPKWADAFQTVLMQARDLISKRLIVSIYRENMVGQGQNSEIISAEELPFTLSAPTGKIMKMIWPRSGKILYAPISGFHAFDRIDMEAPFYFSEIETEKVQRIQHPEEVLEVILTEAPEYKGAASNQFSDDLMNSAANMAMALSYQHLALQDEDRSMLEIIANHIDSYLRSEQAVVEGHPLHPGAKLRKGLSPEMNFQYSSEFHQPQHLNFIAVHKDLTRTQSLGYTYNELIFQAFPGLDKAFKQSLTSDQQDDYRVMILHPWQYLEVLHRDYQDEIARGLIVDIPYDTTYYAGLSFRTLMPKLPIITPHVKLSTNVHITGEIRTLSEQTTFNGPLVTEILEDIMHKDMLFNDINSSPIPETAGIHFYNSDDKGEHQTTRSEQLGSLLRTNIYQLADKETINLIPSSLVAYNPNQGEAVVNSLIHRAQFAGQHADFETAARAWLSEYAQALLDMVIPLLVKYGIALEAHLQNAIASFNPDGTLNHMFIRDFEGLRIDEAQLNRSGYSTEHFHEKSRILTNKPASVFNKAFYSTVQNHLGELILTIAQHTEQSVQFENALWEEIRIIIQEKFKTMRASREIEEQRLKEIEDIFFDKKIDYKCVTTMRLEDEAHEYTYVKVDNPLHTEK; encoded by the coding sequence ATGAACAACAATTTAGAATCACAAAATATAAATGATTTATCCCTTACAAAAGAAGAACAATCAGCTTATGACTACCTGGCAGAAAGTCATCCTAAATGGGCTGATGCATTCCAAACTGTCCTAATGCAGGCAAGAGACTTAATATCAAAGCGTTTGATTGTTTCAATCTATCGAGAAAATATGGTGGGACAAGGTCAAAACAGCGAGATTATTTCTGCTGAGGAATTACCGTTCACTTTATCTGCCCCAACGGGAAAAATTATGAAAATGATCTGGCCTCGTTCTGGTAAAATATTATACGCACCCATTAGCGGATTTCACGCGTTTGACCGCATAGACATGGAGGCACCGTTTTACTTTTCTGAAATAGAGACTGAAAAGGTACAACGTATTCAACATCCGGAAGAAGTGCTTGAAGTTATTCTTACTGAGGCTCCGGAGTATAAAGGCGCTGCCAGCAATCAATTCAGCGACGACTTGATGAATAGTGCAGCCAATATGGCAATGGCCTTGAGCTATCAACATTTAGCCTTGCAAGATGAAGACCGCTCTATGTTGGAAATTATCGCCAATCATATCGATAGTTATTTACGCTCAGAACAAGCCGTGGTCGAAGGTCATCCGCTTCATCCTGGTGCTAAACTGCGTAAAGGTCTATCACCAGAAATGAATTTTCAGTATTCATCTGAATTTCATCAACCACAACACTTAAACTTTATTGCGGTTCATAAAGATTTGACACGCACACAATCACTTGGATATACATATAATGAACTGATTTTCCAAGCGTTTCCAGGATTAGACAAAGCCTTTAAGCAATCATTAACTAGTGATCAACAAGATGATTACAGAGTAATGATTCTGCATCCATGGCAATATTTAGAAGTTCTGCATCGCGATTATCAAGATGAAATTGCGCGCGGTTTAATAGTGGATATCCCTTATGATACAACCTATTATGCCGGCCTTTCGTTCAGAACTTTGATGCCGAAGCTGCCTATCATCACACCGCATGTTAAGTTATCTACTAATGTGCATATTACTGGGGAAATACGTACTTTGTCAGAACAGACTACCTTTAATGGGCCATTAGTAACTGAAATATTAGAAGATATCATGCACAAGGATATGCTGTTTAATGATATTAACTCTAGTCCGATTCCAGAAACAGCAGGCATTCATTTTTACAACTCCGATGACAAAGGAGAGCATCAAACGACGCGCAGCGAGCAACTTGGAAGCTTATTGCGTACAAACATCTATCAATTAGCAGATAAAGAAACAATTAATCTGATTCCTTCTAGTTTGGTAGCTTATAATCCTAATCAAGGAGAAGCGGTGGTCAATTCATTAATTCACCGTGCTCAATTCGCAGGACAGCACGCTGATTTTGAAACAGCTGCACGTGCTTGGCTTTCTGAATACGCTCAAGCTTTATTAGATATGGTGATTCCGTTGCTTGTGAAATACGGGATTGCTTTAGAAGCGCATTTACAAAATGCGATTGCCTCTTTCAATCCAGACGGCACATTGAATCATATGTTTATTCGAGATTTTGAAGGACTGCGTATTGATGAAGCACAATTGAATCGCAGCGGTTATTCAACTGAACATTTTCATGAAAAATCACGAATCCTAACTAATAAGCCTGCTTCTGTATTTAACAAAGCTTTCTATTCTACTGTGCAGAATCATTTAGGCGAGCTCATCTTGACCATCGCTCAACATACAGAGCAGAGTGTGCAATTTGAAAATGCTTTATGGGAAGAAATCCGCATCATTATTCAAGAGAAATTTAAAACTATGCGTGCATCTAGAGAAATTGAAGAACAGCGATTGAAGGAAATAGAAGACATCTTCTTCGATAAGAAAATAGATTATAAATGCGTAACTACAATGCGCTTGGAAGATGAAGCACATGAGTATACTTATGTGAAAGTCGACAATCCTTTACACACTGAAAAGTAA
- a CDS encoding MFS transporter: MAKYFFPSSFLLFLGNWIGQIALNWYVYELYHNAFYLGLVNFVRLIPILFLSIWAGSIADKYDRGVLIRITITSSTVLTAILCFLSFKMGHLPIYIILIYACGRGILNAVETPIRQAILPDLSESLSTVKAVSYHSFIINICRSIGPAIAGAIIAALNVKYAFLAQTITYCLAALLCLPLHFKVASTGKEADTKFSFGIVADYFKTHVQGFNIFITSLIIMATGFSYTTLLPVLTSLNFPGQASVFGIAMTFSAIGGITATLLLPKILKFFYSINVYYLSSILFGIALIAVIMPNSILLFGFIFLIGLFSQCARTTNRVYFQTHIEDERRGRILSIVMMDRGMIPLGSVIMSALTEWIGIIPTFIAMGVSTIIVAVIFFGIKEMKNRGSVV; this comes from the coding sequence ATGGCAAAGTATTTTTTTCCAAGTTCATTCCTTCTGTTTTTGGGGAATTGGATTGGCCAAATAGCATTAAATTGGTATGTATACGAGTTATATCATAATGCATTTTACTTAGGACTGGTTAATTTTGTTCGACTCATTCCCATACTCTTTTTAAGTATTTGGGCTGGGTCGATAGCAGATAAATATGACAGAGGTGTGTTAATTCGTATTACCATCACATCTTCGACAGTATTAACTGCAATTTTATGTTTTCTCAGCTTCAAAATGGGGCATTTGCCTATATATATAATATTGATTTATGCCTGCGGGAGAGGCATACTCAATGCTGTAGAGACACCGATCAGACAAGCGATTTTACCGGATTTGTCTGAATCGCTCAGTACAGTCAAGGCAGTTTCCTATCATTCATTTATTATTAATATTTGCCGCTCAATCGGGCCGGCTATTGCTGGTGCGATTATCGCCGCATTGAATGTGAAGTATGCCTTTTTGGCACAAACAATTACATATTGTTTGGCAGCGCTTCTATGCTTGCCGTTGCATTTCAAAGTAGCATCAACAGGCAAAGAAGCTGACACTAAATTTTCATTCGGTATTGTAGCGGATTATTTTAAAACCCACGTACAAGGGTTTAATATATTTATAACTTCACTCATTATTATGGCGACTGGTTTCTCATATACCACACTCTTGCCTGTGCTAACCAGTTTGAACTTTCCGGGTCAAGCATCTGTCTTTGGGATTGCCATGACATTTAGTGCAATCGGCGGTATCACTGCTACCTTATTATTACCCAAAATACTGAAGTTTTTCTATTCTATTAATGTATATTATTTAAGCTCAATATTATTTGGGATAGCGTTAATTGCAGTGATTATGCCGAATTCAATATTACTCTTTGGATTTATTTTTCTCATTGGTTTATTCAGCCAATGTGCACGTACCACCAACAGAGTCTATTTTCAAACGCATATAGAGGATGAACGCAGAGGACGCATACTCAGTATCGTCATGATGGACCGCGGTATGATCCCGCTAGGTTCAGTTATCATGAGTGCTTTAACAGAGTGGATCGGTATTATCCCGACATTTATAGCCATGGGTGTCAGTACAATTATAGTTGCCGTCATCTTTTTTGGTATCAAAGAAATGAAGAATAGAGGAAGTGTAGTATGA
- a CDS encoding IucA/IucC family protein — MIQTTIQRADINMQHRVLNAMIKENIFPEGTRIDHYDGHLDVQFKGRILSVQVTGEAAFKRYTMSGPLAFQIRNQEVIVQTLEQLLKILEEEFEVTIPDRLEQELIHSRRGFDLTYTQMAQRRKLIHDSMKFSRMPVSLNYFAWMQHMSALDEMNDLLYSESLAVEGHPTHPLSKTKLPLSNEEVERYAPEFEKVIPLKVMLIRKEDAIATSASLDPDFMLNEVLRDEKQRLKHFVKVLNLKLEDYDVVIVHPWQYEHVIIDRFKDWIQERRLIPTPITLPSKATLSFRTMALLNRPFHIKLPVEVQATSAVRTVSSVTTKDGPKLSYELQDMLHLYPQLKIAKEPYGLHADVEADKARQLAYIVREKPFIDGEGVTVVTASLVNPNPIDDHTIVDSYLEWVDNEISKNTIKQFITVYAHTLIPPLIAYIQDYGIALEAHMQNTIVKLGKDYRMAFAVRDLGGSRIDLPSLQEKLPNVVVENQSLIADQIEDVIAKFQHAVIQNQMGELTYHFQQYDCIEEDEMFEIIRHITLNAIDPNKPHADILKKVLFAKTMKVKSLMRMRMEGKVKKYVNTEVANPLWEGE; from the coding sequence ATGATACAAACAACCATTCAACGTGCAGATATCAATATGCAGCACCGTGTATTGAATGCGATGATTAAAGAAAATATTTTTCCGGAAGGGACAAGAATCGATCACTATGACGGCCATTTAGACGTTCAGTTTAAAGGACGTATTCTGTCAGTGCAGGTGACGGGGGAAGCAGCCTTCAAACGCTATACAATGAGCGGGCCGTTAGCATTTCAAATCAGAAATCAAGAAGTAATCGTACAAACATTAGAACAATTACTGAAGATTCTGGAGGAAGAATTCGAGGTGACAATTCCAGACCGCCTCGAGCAAGAACTGATTCATAGCCGCAGAGGGTTCGATCTGACGTATACTCAGATGGCTCAACGTCGCAAATTAATCCACGACAGCATGAAATTCTCCAGAATGCCAGTAAGTTTGAACTATTTCGCTTGGATGCAGCACATGAGTGCATTGGATGAAATGAACGACTTGCTCTATTCAGAAAGCTTGGCAGTAGAAGGACATCCGACACATCCGTTGTCCAAGACGAAGCTGCCCCTGTCAAATGAAGAAGTGGAACGTTATGCGCCTGAGTTTGAAAAGGTAATTCCTTTGAAAGTAATGTTAATTCGAAAAGAGGACGCAATTGCGACATCCGCTTCTCTCGATCCTGACTTTATGTTGAATGAAGTATTGAGAGATGAAAAGCAGCGTTTAAAACATTTCGTCAAAGTATTAAATTTAAAATTAGAAGATTATGATGTCGTCATTGTCCATCCATGGCAATATGAGCATGTGATTATTGACCGCTTCAAAGACTGGATACAAGAGAGACGGCTAATTCCAACGCCGATCACGTTACCTTCTAAAGCGACTTTATCATTTAGAACAATGGCTTTGCTCAATCGTCCGTTCCATATCAAGTTGCCTGTTGAAGTACAAGCAACAAGTGCAGTTCGCACAGTTTCATCGGTAACAACCAAAGACGGACCGAAATTGAGTTATGAACTGCAAGATATGCTGCACCTATATCCGCAATTGAAAATCGCGAAAGAGCCATATGGATTGCATGCTGATGTGGAAGCGGATAAAGCAAGACAATTAGCTTACATCGTGAGAGAAAAGCCGTTTATAGATGGAGAGGGCGTGACAGTCGTAACCGCGAGTCTGGTCAATCCTAATCCGATTGATGACCATACTATTGTAGATAGTTATTTAGAATGGGTCGACAACGAAATTTCTAAAAATACAATTAAGCAATTTATAACTGTTTATGCACATACCTTAATTCCACCTTTAATTGCTTATATTCAAGATTACGGTATTGCGTTAGAAGCACACATGCAAAATACCATTGTGAAACTCGGTAAAGATTATAGAATGGCCTTTGCCGTACGCGATTTAGGCGGTTCACGCATTGATTTGCCATCGTTACAAGAAAAATTGCCTAATGTCGTGGTAGAAAATCAAAGTCTGATTGCTGATCAAATCGAGGATGTCATAGCCAAATTCCAACATGCGGTCATTCAGAATCAGATGGGAGAATTGACGTATCATTTCCAACAATACGATTGTATCGAGGAAGATGAAATGTTTGAGATTATCCGACATATTACACTGAATGCAATCGACCCGAATAAACCACATGCTGATATTTTGAAAAAAGTCTTATTTGCAAAAACGATGAAAGTCAAATCACTGATGCGTATGCGTATGGAAGGCAAAGTTAAAAAATATGTAAACACTGAAGTTGCCAACCCGTTATGGGAAGGAGAGTGA
- a CDS encoding alanine racemase — protein sequence MAYLEIDLAKIQYNALMLKYKLEQRGLDITPVIKCIAGDRPIVEALKALGIHHVGDARFANIDKLHDDDLSYMMIRTPNRRELKDTVLKTSISIQTDLETIHELNQVAASLGRKHKILLMVDWKDSREGVLTYDVVEYINEILHMKHICLAGLAFNFMCFQDIPPTEEDILLINQFIQSVEKKTGYPLKMISGGNSSALPLLDFCTFGRINDLRIGESLFRGTNTVDQQPIHYLFQDAITLKAEIIEIKPRIDTVQDASYLQAILDVGQIDTAVKDIFPLYDNVRIMGATSDHLMVDLKNSDYHSVGDIMTFKLGYQALAQSMYQQTLPHEYVREPGIQILVDTFQTADEKVKIK from the coding sequence ATGGCATACTTAGAAATAGATTTAGCTAAGATTCAATACAATGCTTTAATGTTGAAATATAAATTAGAACAACGCGGTTTAGATATCACTCCAGTGATTAAATGTATTGCTGGGGACCGTCCAATCGTCGAGGCGTTGAAAGCATTAGGTATTCATCATGTAGGTGATGCGCGTTTTGCTAATATTGATAAATTGCATGATGACGATTTATCTTACATGATGATACGTACGCCGAATCGCCGTGAGTTGAAAGATACGGTATTGAAAACGAGTATCAGTATTCAAACTGATTTAGAGACGATTCATGAATTGAATCAAGTGGCAGCCTCTCTTGGCCGTAAACATAAAATATTATTGATGGTAGATTGGAAAGATAGTAGAGAAGGCGTCTTGACCTATGATGTAGTGGAATATATTAACGAAATTCTGCACATGAAACATATTTGTCTAGCCGGATTAGCCTTCAACTTTATGTGTTTCCAAGACATTCCGCCTACAGAGGAAGACATACTGTTAATTAATCAATTTATTCAATCTGTAGAGAAGAAAACAGGTTATCCGTTGAAAATGATTTCAGGCGGCAACTCTAGTGCCTTGCCACTCTTGGATTTCTGTACTTTTGGCCGTATTAATGATCTGCGCATTGGTGAGTCCTTGTTCAGAGGAACTAATACCGTTGATCAACAGCCGATACATTATTTATTCCAAGATGCTATCACTTTAAAAGCAGAAATTATAGAGATTAAGCCTCGCATTGATACAGTGCAAGATGCATCATATCTGCAAGCAATATTGGATGTAGGACAAATTGATACTGCAGTCAAAGACATCTTTCCACTCTATGACAATGTAAGAATTATGGGCGCAACAAGTGATCATTTAATGGTAGATTTGAAGAATTCTGATTATCACAGCGTCGGTGATATTATGACTTTCAAATTAGGCTATCAAGCTTTAGCGCAAAGCATGTATCAACAAACTCTGCCGCATGAATACGTAAGAGAACCTGGTATACAAATTCTAGTTGACACATTTCAAACTGCAGATGAAAAAGTAAAAATTAAATAG
- a CDS encoding ABC transporter substrate-binding protein: MNKLKFLGILVLVLALTVVTACGNGNSDKSKESSKKDSKDTITIKNDGGETKVKKGAKRVVALEYSFVDALAALGITPVGVADDNKPDRIIKPIREKIGKYESVGTRKQPNLEVISKEKPDLILADQQRHKGIKKELNKIAPTIFLPSFDGDYKQNIEAFKTIAKALGKEKEGDKRLKEHDEKMDKYGKEITLDKKLSALPAVITKSDIMAHSDKSYVGQIFHDLGFKEALNKGTSKDLPKYMNGPYLKMSTEQLAKVNPQQMFIMIDEKDKPLLEKQENDKVWKTIDAVKHNRVYTADRSTWSRSRGLISSEALAKELVEISKEHKDDQGNK; this comes from the coding sequence ATGAATAAGTTGAAGTTTCTCGGTATTCTAGTATTAGTTTTAGCTTTAACTGTTGTGACGGCTTGCGGCAACGGTAATAGTGACAAATCTAAAGAATCAAGCAAAAAAGATTCTAAAGATACAATCACAATTAAAAATGACGGTGGAGAAACTAAAGTTAAAAAAGGCGCTAAACGTGTCGTAGCTTTAGAATATTCTTTCGTAGATGCATTAGCTGCATTAGGTATTACGCCAGTTGGTGTTGCAGATGATAATAAACCAGATCGTATCATCAAACCAATCCGTGAAAAAATCGGTAAATACGAATCAGTGGGTACTCGTAAACAACCGAACTTAGAAGTAATCAGTAAAGAAAAACCAGATTTAATTCTTGCTGACCAACAACGTCATAAAGGAATTAAAAAAGAATTAAACAAAATCGCACCAACTATTTTCTTACCAAGCTTTGACGGTGACTATAAACAAAACATCGAAGCTTTCAAAACAATTGCTAAAGCATTAGGTAAAGAAAAAGAAGGCGACAAACGCTTAAAAGAACATGACGAAAAAATGGATAAATACGGCAAAGAAATTACTTTAGATAAAAAATTATCAGCTTTACCAGCCGTAATTACTAAATCTGACATTATGGCACACTCTGATAAATCATATGTAGGTCAAATCTTCCATGATTTAGGATTCAAAGAAGCATTGAACAAAGGTACTTCTAAAGATTTACCTAAATACATGAATGGTCCTTACTTAAAAATGTCAACTGAACAATTAGCAAAAGTAAATCCGCAACAAATGTTTATCATGATTGATGAAAAAGACAAACCTTTATTAGAAAAACAAGAAAATGATAAAGTTTGGAAAACAATCGATGCGGTTAAACATAATCGTGTGTACACTGCAGATCGCAGTACTTGGTCAAGATCACGTGGTTTGATTTCTTCTGAAGCACTTGCTAAAGAATTAGTAGAAATCTCTAAAGAACACAAAGACGATCAAGGTAATAAGTAA
- a CDS encoding FecCD family ABC transporter permease — MVMSTQSNHSLIEKKQRKRTTLLFIGSVCFLFIVMYFNLTVGTTNMKLKDIADYLIWHHDTKNTLVIHNIRMPRMIGGLLIGAALAVAGLFMQAMTRNPLASPQIFGVNAGASFVIVIITVMFPALTPLSTLLAFIGAFIGGSIVYMLSDSTKGMTPVKLALAGMTVHLFFTSLTQGLILLNEDSTTTVYFWLVGSLSTLKWADVVSILPWLIAAFIAAIFMGRSISILELGDELARGLGQNIKLTRLILGILVVVLAGASVSIAGPIGFIGLIVPHIVKHYTQHNYLVIIPLTMIFGAAILLLSDVISRLIAYPYETPVGIVTSFVGAIYFLSLTLRGVKRI, encoded by the coding sequence ATGGTTATGAGTACACAATCTAACCACAGCCTAATTGAAAAGAAACAAAGAAAACGCACCACGCTCCTTTTTATAGGGAGTGTGTGTTTTCTTTTTATTGTGATGTATTTCAATTTGACTGTCGGTACTACAAATATGAAGTTGAAAGACATTGCAGATTATTTAATATGGCACCACGATACAAAAAACACGTTAGTGATACATAATATACGTATGCCGAGAATGATAGGCGGCTTGCTTATCGGTGCAGCGCTCGCTGTTGCCGGGTTGTTTATGCAAGCTATGACACGCAACCCATTGGCATCACCTCAAATCTTTGGTGTCAATGCAGGGGCTTCCTTCGTGATTGTGATCATTACTGTTATGTTTCCCGCCTTAACGCCTTTATCTACTTTACTCGCTTTTATTGGTGCATTTATTGGCGGTAGTATCGTCTACATGTTATCTGATTCTACAAAAGGTATGACACCGGTCAAATTAGCTTTAGCAGGGATGACAGTGCATCTCTTCTTCACGAGTTTGACACAAGGACTGATTTTACTGAATGAGGACTCCACAACTACTGTTTACTTTTGGTTGGTAGGTTCGCTTTCTACCTTAAAATGGGCTGATGTAGTCTCGATTTTACCTTGGTTAATAGCGGCCTTTATTGCTGCAATATTTATGGGGCGCAGTATTTCTATTTTAGAATTAGGAGATGAACTTGCCAGAGGACTTGGACAAAATATTAAATTGACACGTCTGATTCTAGGTATCTTAGTAGTCGTACTGGCAGGTGCTTCTGTTTCGATAGCTGGGCCGATCGGATTTATCGGCTTAATCGTTCCGCATATCGTGAAGCACTATACTCAACATAACTACTTGGTGATCATACCGCTTACTATGATATTCGGTGCGGCAATTCTATTGCTATCTGATGTCATCAGCAGATTGATTGCCTATCCTTATGAAACACCCGTAGGTATTGTGACTTCATTCGTAGGTGCAATTTACTTCTTATCATTGACATTGAGAGGAGTGAAACGCATATGA
- a CDS encoding FecCD family ABC transporter permease — translation MTKHLGRKYLIVIVILILVSLFSLSVGAVFVNPLEAVKGLIMQDDFIINEYREPRMLVGLLVGSSIAISGAVIQGVVRNPLASPDVIGITKGASLAAVTVLILFPKAPIYALPVASFIGALVVSLILSYLIARKDVQGSSLALIGLAIGAICMAMVQYLLIRFPLEANLALVWLTGSLFGRNMDHVLSILPWFIVTVPLILFLAQRLDIIHLGDQVATALGTRVRTVKMVMLILAVMLAGSSIAVVGGLSFLGLIAPHIARTIVGHKHIHIITMSGLIGAILIIVSDTLARGIHPPLDIPVGVIIAIVGAPYFIYVLRKM, via the coding sequence ATGACGAAACATTTAGGAAGAAAATATCTGATTGTCATTGTGATATTGATATTAGTTTCTTTATTCTCTCTCTCAGTCGGTGCGGTGTTCGTAAATCCGCTAGAAGCTGTTAAGGGATTAATTATGCAAGATGATTTTATTATCAATGAATATAGAGAACCGCGTATGCTGGTAGGATTGCTTGTCGGAAGCAGTATTGCTATTTCCGGTGCTGTCATTCAAGGCGTCGTGCGTAACCCATTAGCTTCTCCTGACGTTATCGGTATTACGAAAGGGGCAAGTCTAGCAGCGGTAACCGTCTTGATTTTATTTCCGAAAGCGCCTATCTATGCGTTGCCTGTAGCATCTTTCATTGGTGCGTTAGTAGTGAGCTTAATCTTGTCTTACTTAATTGCACGTAAAGATGTACAAGGCTCTAGCTTGGCTTTAATCGGTTTAGCCATTGGTGCGATTTGTATGGCAATGGTTCAATACTTGTTAATTCGTTTCCCGCTCGAAGCGAATTTAGCACTGGTATGGCTGACTGGAAGTCTATTCGGTCGTAATATGGATCACGTATTATCAATATTGCCGTGGTTCATTGTCACAGTGCCGTTGATATTATTCTTAGCACAACGCCTAGATATCATACATCTCGGCGATCAAGTAGCAACTGCGCTTGGTACTCGAGTACGTACCGTAAAAATGGTGATGCTTATATTAGCAGTAATGCTCGCAGGATCTTCAATCGCAGTAGTTGGCGGATTGAGTTTCCTCGGCTTGATTGCACCGCATATTGCTAGAACCATTGTCGGTCATAAACATATTCATATCATTACGATGTCTGGTTTAATCGGAGCAATCTTGATTATTGTCAGCGACACCTTAGCACGCGGCATTCATCCACCATTAGACATTCCTGTCGGCGTTATTATTGCGATTGTCGGTGCACCTTACTTTATTTACGTATTAAGAAAAATGTAG
- a CDS encoding YjiH family protein — protein MEKYTKSQIIKGRLKFIIMSLIGIMLFLIPIPVTEDGKKQTTLTVAFLAHWLKDILGGSMPYILLIVITLSGILTLLCSTILRNRINPQGLMNTVFNVTPIWLIVRLLAVVFAWMTFLHFGTTIVYSDDTGNLIFSDLLPTLLSVFFFAALFLPLLLEFGLLEMLGPIFRPVMRPLFTLPGRSTVDNLASFIGDGTVGVIITSRQYEQGFYSRREATVIATTFSVVSLTFAIVVAETVGMQNHFFYFYLTVIVSCLVAAVIMPRIWPLRNVPDEYAVENSEYSKDESKPEGVSAVRHGFNLATEKGIKAPGFIDFFKSGLGTVVDMWFAILPVVMTIGTLATIIATYTPFFEIIGKPFVPLLELLQIPEAGRASETMLVGFADMFLPSILIDGVKSQVTLFVVGALSISQLIYLSEVGGVILGSKIPVSIGKLFVIFLLRTIIVLPIIALMAHLYF, from the coding sequence ATGGAAAAATATACAAAATCGCAAATTATAAAAGGACGCCTAAAATTTATTATTATGTCATTAATCGGAATTATGCTTTTCTTAATTCCCATACCAGTGACTGAAGATGGCAAGAAACAAACTACCTTGACCGTAGCATTTTTAGCACATTGGCTGAAAGATATATTAGGAGGCTCGATGCCTTATATCTTACTGATTGTCATTACACTTTCAGGAATCCTTACTTTATTATGTTCTACTATTCTTAGAAATCGAATTAATCCTCAAGGTTTAATGAACACAGTATTCAATGTGACACCGATTTGGTTGATTGTAAGATTATTAGCGGTTGTCTTTGCCTGGATGACTTTCTTACATTTCGGTACCACAATCGTTTACTCAGATGACACAGGTAATTTAATTTTCTCAGATTTATTGCCAACCTTACTATCGGTATTTTTCTTCGCAGCTTTATTTTTACCGCTTCTACTAGAATTCGGTTTATTAGAAATGCTTGGACCGATATTCCGACCAGTCATGAGACCATTATTCACATTACCTGGCCGTTCTACTGTTGATAATTTGGCATCATTTATCGGAGATGGTACAGTAGGTGTAATTATCACTAGCCGTCAATATGAACAAGGTTTTTACTCTAGAAGAGAAGCGACGGTTATTGCGACTACTTTCAGTGTAGTATCGTTAACCTTTGCGATTGTGGTAGCTGAAACAGTCGGTATGCAGAACCATTTCTTCTATTTTTACTTAACCGTTATTGTTTCTTGTTTAGTGGCGGCAGTCATTATGCCGAGAATTTGGCCGTTACGCAATGTGCCTGATGAATACGCAGTGGAAAATAGTGAGTACAGTAAAGACGAATCTAAACCAGAAGGCGTTTCAGCTGTGCGACATGGTTTTAATTTAGCTACTGAAAAAGGAATTAAAGCACCTGGCTTTATCGATTTCTTCAAATCAGGATTAGGAACTGTTGTGGATATGTGGTTTGCAATTTTACCAGTCGTAATGACAATTGGTACCTTGGCAACAATTATAGCGACATATACGCCATTCTTTGAAATTATCGGTAAACCATTTGTTCCGTTATTAGAGCTATTACAAATTCCTGAAGCAGGACGTGCGTCTGAAACGATGCTCGTAGGATTTGCAGATATGTTCTTACCTTCTATCTTAATTGATGGAGTGAAAAGCCAAGTCACTTTATTTGTAGTAGGGGCATTGAGTATTTCTCAATTGATTTACTTATCTGAAGTTGGAGGCGTTATCTTAGGTTCTAAGATTCCAGTCAGTATCGGCAAATTGTTTGTCATTTTCTTACTCAGAACTATCATTGTATTACCTATTATAGCGTTAATGGCGCATTTATATTTCTAA
- a CDS encoding heme oxygenase: MYIVTNRIEVKKGFAEKMAPRFTSNPKLEEMPGFNRVEVSLIEDDNADTEEMYVTTWWDSEKDFENWKNSDAFKQAHQRSDKKESDNQEKKESPIIGSNLVKSHVLTALGKLE, from the coding sequence ATGTATATCGTTACAAATAGAATTGAAGTTAAAAAAGGTTTCGCAGAAAAAATGGCACCACGTTTCACTTCTAATCCAAAGTTGGAAGAGATGCCGGGATTTAATCGTGTTGAAGTTTCATTAATCGAAGATGACAATGCAGATACTGAAGAAATGTATGTGACAACTTGGTGGGATTCAGAAAAAGACTTTGAAAATTGGAAGAATAGTGATGCCTTCAAACAAGCTCACCAACGTTCCGATAAAAAAGAATCTGATAATCAAGAAAAGAAAGAATCACCGATTATTGGCAGCAATCTCGTAAAATCTCATGTTCTTACAGCACTTGGTAAATTAGAATAG